One region of Vicinamibacterales bacterium genomic DNA includes:
- a CDS encoding NAD-dependent epimerase/dehydratase family protein: MNSPVAGGAGFIGSSIAQELCQAGHEVTVIDNLVSDPGGGVQ; encoded by the coding sequence GTGAATTCACCGGTTGCTGGCGGCGCCGGATTCATCGGCTCATCGATCGCCCAAGAGCTCTGTCAGGCGGGCCACGAGGTTACGGTCATAGACAACCTCGTGTCCGACCCTGGCGGAGGCGTTCAGTGA
- a CDS encoding NAD-dependent epimerase/dehydratase family protein: MKVLVTGSRGFVGQNLCTELARRKGVELAEYDVDDPLKTLDDSLADADVVFHLAGVNRPMSPDEFRAVNVDLTEEVCRKLAALGRWPKVILASSIQAAFDNPYGVSKRTAEEALERYAQDGGAPAVVYRLKNLFGKWCRPNYNSVTATFCHNIANDIPIQISDSANLVDLTYIDEVVSAFVGELDDRTPGIRFAAPLPSRQITLGDLASLIGSFRDSRDSLLLPDFSQSFVRQLYATYLSYLPSDRFAYSLNIKTDQRGSLAECIKQPAFGLFFVSHTKPGITRGNHYHHTKTEKFMVVSGEAIIRFRHILSSQVTEYRVSGDQYQVVDIPPGYTHSIENVGDTDLVTLFWACEVFDPSRPDTIFLPVSK, encoded by the coding sequence GTGAAAGTCCTTGTAACCGGCTCCCGCGGCTTCGTTGGGCAGAACCTATGCACCGAACTCGCCCGCCGCAAAGGTGTCGAGTTGGCCGAGTACGACGTGGACGATCCGCTCAAGACGCTCGATGACAGCCTTGCGGATGCGGACGTTGTCTTCCACCTAGCCGGCGTGAACCGACCTATGAGCCCAGACGAGTTCCGGGCTGTCAATGTCGATCTGACCGAAGAAGTGTGTCGAAAGCTGGCCGCCCTCGGACGCTGGCCAAAGGTCATCCTGGCGTCGTCGATTCAGGCGGCGTTCGACAATCCCTACGGCGTCAGCAAGCGCACCGCCGAAGAGGCGCTGGAGCGCTACGCCCAAGACGGCGGAGCGCCGGCAGTTGTCTATCGGCTGAAGAACCTCTTTGGCAAATGGTGCCGCCCGAACTACAACTCTGTGACCGCTACGTTCTGCCACAACATCGCAAACGACATCCCGATTCAGATCTCCGACTCGGCGAACCTCGTTGACCTGACGTACATTGACGAAGTCGTCTCCGCCTTCGTTGGCGAGCTGGACGACCGGACTCCTGGAATTCGGTTCGCCGCGCCACTCCCGTCTCGCCAGATCACGTTGGGCGACCTCGCAAGCCTCATCGGGAGCTTCCGCGACTCTCGTGACAGCCTGCTCTTGCCGGATTTCTCACAGTCATTCGTCCGCCAACTGTACGCAACCTACTTGTCTTACCTGCCGAGCGATCGATTCGCGTACAGCTTGAACATCAAGACCGACCAGCGCGGAAGCCTGGCTGAGTGCATCAAACAGCCGGCCTTCGGATTGTTCTTCGTGTCGCACACCAAACCCGGCATCACCCGCGGGAATCACTACCATCACACGAAGACGGAGAAGTTCATGGTCGTGTCGGGCGAGGCGATCATCCGGTTCCGGCATATCCTGAGCAGCCAGGTCACCGAGTACCGAGTCAGCGGCGACCAGTATCAAGTGGTGGACATCCCTCCCGGATACACTCACTCGATTGAGAATGTCGGCGACACCGACCTCGTAACGCTCTTTTGGGCCTGCGAGGTTTTCGACCCCAGCCGCCCCGACACGATCTTCTTGCCGGTTTCGAAATGA